The [Pseudomonas] carboxydohydrogena genome includes a window with the following:
- a CDS encoding outer membrane protein: MQKFLIAAVAVLAATAAHGADIAGRPYTKAAALSAAYNWSGFYIGLNAGYGWEDPSVAYAPNQTVISGAGATYPTGSWNNSGALGGLQAGYNWQFDRRWVAGLEADIDASAIKGSDASAGRVGYGAAAFTTSQKVDWFGTVRGRIGFLPTDRLLVYGTGGLAYGEVKEATSMFHAGLNVTGGGFGVSCPTNQTCFVGSASGVRTGWTAGAGFEYAFAQNLTVKAEYLYVDLGGSSVVGTALNGNGQTPASYTASISRLGFNIVRGGLNYRF; the protein is encoded by the coding sequence ATGCAGAAGTTTTTGATCGCGGCTGTCGCGGTGCTGGCGGCGACGGCCGCGCATGGCGCCGACATTGCAGGGCGGCCGTATACGAAAGCCGCCGCGCTTTCTGCCGCGTATAACTGGAGCGGATTTTATATCGGGTTGAATGCGGGATATGGCTGGGAAGACCCTTCGGTGGCCTACGCGCCGAACCAGACCGTCATTTCCGGAGCCGGGGCGACGTACCCGACAGGCTCGTGGAATAATTCCGGCGCTCTCGGTGGTTTGCAGGCCGGCTACAACTGGCAGTTCGACCGGCGGTGGGTGGCGGGCCTTGAGGCCGATATCGATGCCTCCGCAATCAAGGGTTCGGATGCGTCCGCCGGCCGGGTCGGATATGGCGCGGCGGCATTTACCACCAGCCAGAAAGTCGACTGGTTCGGCACGGTCCGGGGCCGCATCGGTTTCCTGCCGACAGACCGTCTCCTCGTCTACGGCACGGGCGGCCTCGCTTATGGTGAAGTGAAAGAAGCTACGTCCATGTTCCATGCGGGTTTGAACGTCACCGGCGGCGGGTTCGGCGTGAGTTGCCCGACAAACCAGACTTGCTTTGTCGGATCGGCGTCGGGGGTACGTACCGGCTGGACGGCGGGCGCGGGGTTTGAATATGCGTTCGCTCAGAACCTGACCGTGAAGGCTGAATATTTGTACGTCGATCTCGGCGGCAGCAGCGTTGTCGGCACGGCGCTCAACGGTAACGGCCAAACGCCCGCATCCTACACAGCGAGCATTTCGCGCCTTGGGTTCAATATCGTCCGTGGCGGTCTGAACTACCGGTTCTGA